A portion of the Algisphaera agarilytica genome contains these proteins:
- a CDS encoding lysophospholipid acyltransferase family protein, producing MNAPDEPTTQASPPPALGQRLNDFWLSIFFGLARRTPWLLKLSRPLFVSGAWHAASSMRHAVRANLRRVLGAQASRAEVDRVGKSVVASFYDFVCEIGANHDRSFDELLSRIVEIEGKEPFLAERKNQRGAILVTAHFGNFEVGLAAMREIEERVHVVFQRDQQSRFERIRSELHRNLGIIETPIDDGMASWLALRDALQDNAVVMLQGDRVMPGQRGLDVPFFDGHLSLPIGPAKLAMMTGAPLIPVFAVRVPAEKSKSRAADSGEVRIVLGEPIEVPDAGAVESATLAVGRAIEQIVDEHPEQWHVLHHAFVEDAAE from the coding sequence GTGAACGCCCCGGATGAACCCACAACGCAAGCTTCACCACCACCCGCGTTGGGCCAACGGCTCAACGACTTCTGGCTATCAATCTTCTTCGGCCTGGCCAGGCGAACACCCTGGCTGCTCAAACTGTCGCGGCCGCTGTTCGTCAGTGGCGCATGGCACGCGGCGAGCTCGATGCGCCACGCGGTGCGGGCCAACCTGCGACGCGTTCTGGGAGCGCAAGCCAGCAGGGCCGAGGTCGATCGGGTGGGGAAAAGCGTGGTCGCCAGCTTCTACGACTTCGTCTGCGAGATCGGGGCGAACCACGACCGTTCGTTCGACGAGTTGCTGTCGCGTATCGTCGAGATCGAAGGCAAAGAGCCGTTCCTGGCCGAGCGCAAAAACCAACGCGGCGCGATCCTGGTGACCGCCCACTTCGGCAACTTCGAAGTCGGCCTCGCAGCGATGCGTGAGATCGAAGAGCGCGTCCACGTCGTCTTCCAACGCGATCAGCAATCGCGCTTCGAACGCATCCGCAGCGAACTGCACCGTAACCTCGGGATCATCGAAACGCCGATCGACGACGGCATGGCGAGCTGGCTGGCACTGCGTGACGCGTTGCAGGACAACGCGGTGGTGATGCTGCAGGGCGACCGCGTGATGCCGGGCCAGCGTGGGCTGGACGTGCCGTTCTTTGATGGCCACCTTTCGCTACCCATCGGCCCGGCCAAGCTGGCGATGATGACCGGGGCGCCGCTGATCCCGGTGTTCGCGGTCCGGGTGCCCGCCGAAAAATCCAAGTCCCGCGCAGCCGACTCGGGTGAGGTGCGTATTGTCCTGGGAGAGCCGATCGAAGTGCCCGACGCGGGCGCGGTGGAGTCGGCAACGCTCGCGGTGGGCCGTGCGATCGAGCAGATCGTGGACGAGCACCCCGAGCAATGGCACGTCTTGCACCACGCGTTCGTGGAAGACGCCGCGGAATGA
- a CDS encoding TrmH family RNA methyltransferase codes for MTESAPITSLTNPRVKRVVRLRKPRERRREGVLLAEGHREISRAVAAGLGLAEWFACREMLDDQLDGWPEAEPTWVSREVLAKMAYHDKPEGALAVFETPSFSLGDLPEREAGFYMVAVGTEKPGNLGAMVRTAAVAGCDAVLAVGPAVDVFNPNAIRNSTGAVFALPTVVVEDPTEAVAWLRERGVTVAAALADGGADCYQLDWAKPGEALAVVVGPEHAGLDQTWRDAADVKLTIPQAAGSTDSLNASNAAAVLLFEAVRRRSC; via the coding sequence ATGACCGAATCGGCCCCCATCACCAGCCTGACCAACCCCCGGGTGAAGCGGGTGGTGCGTCTGCGCAAGCCCCGGGAACGCCGCCGGGAGGGCGTACTCTTGGCCGAGGGGCACCGCGAGATTAGCCGGGCGGTCGCGGCGGGGCTGGGGCTGGCGGAATGGTTCGCGTGTCGGGAGATGCTCGACGACCAGCTGGACGGCTGGCCCGAGGCGGAGCCGACGTGGGTGAGCCGCGAGGTCCTTGCGAAGATGGCGTACCACGACAAGCCCGAGGGGGCGTTGGCCGTGTTCGAGACGCCGAGCTTTTCGTTGGGCGATCTGCCCGAACGCGAAGCGGGTTTCTACATGGTCGCGGTGGGCACGGAGAAGCCGGGCAACCTCGGGGCGATGGTGCGGACCGCGGCGGTCGCGGGGTGCGACGCGGTGTTGGCCGTCGGCCCGGCGGTGGACGTGTTCAACCCCAACGCCATCCGCAACAGCACCGGCGCGGTGTTCGCGTTGCCGACGGTCGTGGTCGAAGACCCGACCGAGGCGGTGGCGTGGCTGCGCGAGCGGGGCGTCACTGTCGCCGCTGCGCTCGCCGATGGTGGGGCGGACTGTTACCAGCTTGATTGGGCGAAGCCGGGTGAGGCCTTGGCCGTGGTCGTCGGCCCGGAACACGCGGGGCTGGACCAAACGTGGCGCGACGCGGCGGACGTGAAACTCACCATCCCCCAAGCCGCCGGTTCGACCGATTCACTCAACGCCTCGAACGCCGCGGCGGTGCTGCTCTTCGAAGCGGTGCGTCGGCGATCGTGTTAA
- a CDS encoding YHYH protein, with protein sequence MQRIATPLLAAALFLPAGSSLAHFSSEHDEEHHHTEVDPEMKALYANVNGFEHKALITEKDGYRFITSNGIPDHVPGRFPTRGNPNTISAQNYTFRMPLDPEAADGEVRGRFLFGVAINGVPFEPGTAEIWTPNGRGRGADAPRDGWRYEALTGNINLGLDDHNAHVQNTGAYHYHALPVGVYEEAAGKPASRVPDQMVLIGYAADGFPIYGVWVHEDPNDPASKLIKPSSSYRVKEGSRPARSDVSPGGKYDGTFVQDWEYVEGLGDLDQHNGRHGVTPEYPDGTYYYVITEDYPFIPRSFYGNPDRSFAPARPHGTERGERGERRRGERRGGEDGERPRRPPPQR encoded by the coding sequence ATGCAACGAATCGCCACCCCCCTGCTCGCCGCCGCTCTGTTCCTGCCCGCCGGGTCTTCGCTGGCCCACTTCTCCTCGGAACACGACGAGGAACACCACCACACCGAGGTCGATCCCGAGATGAAGGCGCTGTACGCCAACGTCAACGGGTTCGAGCACAAAGCGCTCATCACCGAGAAGGACGGCTACCGCTTCATCACCTCCAACGGCATCCCCGACCACGTGCCCGGCAGGTTCCCGACGCGTGGCAACCCGAATACCATCTCCGCCCAGAACTACACGTTCCGCATGCCGCTCGACCCCGAGGCCGCCGACGGCGAGGTCCGCGGACGATTTCTCTTCGGCGTGGCGATCAACGGCGTGCCGTTTGAGCCCGGCACCGCGGAGATCTGGACACCCAACGGCCGGGGCCGCGGGGCCGACGCCCCCCGAGACGGCTGGCGTTACGAAGCCCTCACCGGCAACATCAACCTGGGCCTCGACGACCACAACGCCCACGTCCAAAACACCGGCGCGTACCACTACCACGCGCTGCCCGTGGGCGTCTACGAAGAGGCCGCGGGCAAGCCGGCCTCGCGGGTGCCCGACCAGATGGTGCTCATCGGATACGCCGCCGACGGCTTCCCGATCTACGGCGTGTGGGTCCACGAAGACCCCAACGACCCGGCCAGCAAGCTCATCAAGCCCTCAAGCAGCTACCGCGTCAAAGAGGGAAGCCGGCCCGCCCGCAGCGACGTCTCGCCCGGCGGCAAGTACGACGGCACCTTTGTCCAGGACTGGGAATACGTCGAAGGCCTCGGCGACCTCGATCAGCACAACGGCCGACACGGCGTCACCCCCGAGTACCCCGACGGCACCTACTACTACGTCATCACCGAAGACTACCCCTTCATCCCCCGCAGCTTCTACGGCAACCCCGACCGCAGCTTCGCACCGGCCCGTCCGCACGGGACCGAGCGTGGCGAACGCGGAGAACGCCGACGCGGCGAACGGCGTGGCGGTGAAGACGGCGAACGCCCCCGCCGTCCCCCGCCGCAGCGTTAA
- a CDS encoding ShlB/FhaC/HecB family hemolysin secretion/activation protein, producing MKLLRTSTQVLAAVGSMAGVWWTVAQEAPLSGTDATTLRSDQAGPQAAAADGPAYEITAFDFVMLRDLPGLPTQDDLNNIVVEFLETPTGYVAPRPGSANTPVRLGDLNTLPLDTLHASAANHVAAAVVRDFNDRGIIGVLVSPDPNEIRVDFTDQGTAVWGGDLRADGNTTLRLLVRTNVVSEMRTVASGDRITDGQRVNHPNHRRILANSPVGVGDLVNRRQIDDYLFDLNRHPGRNAAVAVSTGLNPAQGDTVLDYLVSEAKPWTAFFNLSNTGTADTRVWRERFGYLDTQFTGNDDIFSIEYVTAGFEESHALFISYERPFESNDRLHWRTYGTFQDFTASDVGAPGADFDGTEYGIGGELIWNFWQKGPSFLDLVGGARWESVYVDNQFAAIEETEPFFVPYLGVAFENTTQVNTTTAYLGVEFNLDGVAGTDSPDIDGLGRLNTDADWVKFPFSLTHSFYLEPIFNRDDWLNISTPGSTLAHELFFAFRGQYVPDSRLNPQAQEVLGGLYTVRGYDEAITAGDTVLIATAEYRLHIPRLFTPTPGQQRPVTQMFGEPFRTFPQEPYGSADWDLVAKAFIDAGRSLNNDRLFFEQNETLVGAGVGVDLLFKRNANFRIDYGVALEDAAGTTAGSSQFHFSFTLLY from the coding sequence ATGAAACTTCTCCGCACCAGCACCCAGGTCCTGGCCGCCGTCGGCTCGATGGCGGGCGTGTGGTGGACCGTCGCCCAGGAAGCCCCGCTCAGCGGCACCGACGCGACCACCCTCCGCAGCGATCAGGCCGGGCCCCAGGCCGCCGCCGCGGACGGGCCGGCCTACGAGATCACCGCGTTCGACTTTGTCATGCTCCGCGACCTGCCGGGCCTGCCCACTCAGGACGACCTGAACAACATCGTCGTCGAGTTCCTCGAAACACCCACCGGCTACGTCGCCCCCCGCCCCGGCTCGGCGAACACCCCCGTCCGCCTCGGCGACCTGAACACCCTGCCCCTGGACACCCTCCACGCCAGCGCCGCCAACCACGTCGCCGCCGCCGTGGTCCGCGACTTCAACGACCGCGGCATCATCGGCGTGCTCGTCTCGCCCGACCCCAACGAAATCCGCGTCGACTTCACCGACCAGGGCACCGCCGTCTGGGGCGGCGACCTCCGAGCCGATGGCAACACGACGCTGCGCCTGCTGGTCCGCACCAACGTCGTCAGCGAGATGCGCACCGTCGCCAGCGGCGACCGCATCACCGACGGCCAGCGCGTGAACCACCCCAACCACCGCCGCATCCTCGCCAACTCGCCCGTCGGCGTGGGCGACCTGGTGAACCGCCGGCAGATCGACGACTACCTGTTCGACCTCAACCGCCACCCCGGCCGCAACGCCGCCGTGGCCGTGTCCACCGGGCTAAACCCGGCGCAGGGCGACACCGTGCTGGACTACCTCGTCAGCGAGGCCAAGCCGTGGACCGCGTTCTTCAACCTGTCCAACACCGGCACCGCCGACACCCGCGTCTGGCGCGAACGCTTCGGCTACCTCGATACCCAGTTCACCGGCAACGATGACATCTTCAGCATCGAGTACGTCACCGCGGGCTTCGAAGAATCCCACGCCCTGTTCATCAGCTACGAGCGCCCCTTCGAGTCCAACGACCGCCTGCACTGGCGGACCTACGGCACGTTCCAGGACTTCACCGCGTCCGACGTCGGTGCACCCGGCGCCGACTTCGACGGCACCGAGTACGGCATCGGCGGCGAGCTGATCTGGAACTTCTGGCAGAAGGGCCCGAGCTTCCTCGACCTGGTCGGCGGGGCCCGCTGGGAATCGGTCTACGTCGATAACCAGTTCGCCGCGATCGAAGAGACCGAGCCGTTCTTCGTGCCTTACCTCGGCGTGGCGTTCGAGAACACGACCCAAGTGAACACCACCACGGCCTACCTCGGCGTGGAGTTCAACCTCGACGGCGTGGCCGGCACCGACTCGCCGGACATCGACGGGCTGGGCCGGCTCAACACCGACGCGGACTGGGTGAAGTTCCCCTTCAGCCTGACCCATTCGTTCTACCTCGAGCCGATCTTCAACCGCGACGACTGGCTGAACATCTCCACGCCCGGCTCGACGCTGGCCCACGAGTTGTTCTTCGCCTTCCGCGGCCAGTACGTGCCCGACTCCCGGCTGAACCCCCAGGCCCAGGAAGTCCTCGGCGGGCTCTACACCGTCCGCGGCTACGACGAAGCCATCACCGCCGGCGACACCGTGCTGATCGCCACCGCCGAGTACCGCCTGCACATCCCCCGGCTGTTCACCCCGACCCCGGGCCAGCAACGCCCGGTCACGCAGATGTTCGGCGAGCCGTTCCGCACGTTCCCGCAAGAGCCCTACGGCAGCGCCGACTGGGATCTGGTCGCCAAGGCGTTCATCGACGCCGGCCGCAGCCTCAACAACGACCGCCTGTTCTTCGAGCAGAACGAAACCCTCGTCGGCGCCGGCGTCGGCGTCGACCTGCTGTTCAAACGCAACGCGAACTTCCGCATCGACTACGGCGTAGCGCTGGAAGACGCCGCGGGCACCACGGCTGGCTCTTCCCAGTTTCACTTCAGTTTTACGCTGCTGTACTAA
- a CDS encoding two-partner secretion domain-containing protein — MTPHIQSTLGLGTALVAAAVALPLHAAPEGGTVISGSATIDTVGKNTTITTTSQRTILEFTQFNIGNSERVVFNQPNANSAVLNRITGGQHTNIQGFLGSNGQVYLVNPAGVSFSPTAVVNVGRIVAAGANMDNADFLSGIDRFTDATGRMTNLSDNLFGREGVVLVGKNVTNDGTISSDNGTIVLVSGQDILLQDGPDGQILIKLEGFGTTDGRQSKLTNNGTVDAGSDGQVYLGAGDLLGLSVFRSGQVEAGEITLDTGDESLTLSTDSSAFGNFSDDATITINTRQLAYHAGSAPNDRLILNAPDGFINIDGDPNQGPSIVNGQPFPPGDGGDNGDGGDNGDGGDNGDGGDNGDGGDNGDGGDAGSGTNSSFVDAYARFLPTDPLTTASVSPPTVDAGLASSLQDGLGIKVKDFDEQPLLEYLVAATVLNDLNLSPTGNATPGTTRVSANRLDYQAAQQAVGAYEDVFFVNAGADNASGAGSSLAAGDAAGANAADRAAATSPVDQTQQVRSMIQQSADRYMADAEVTDIDPIEFVQWLKKQDPETLEALSGLDELVNEAMPNLGLGAAELENFKAWTYGKIAPQGVSLRTLDELVAAAGSN, encoded by the coding sequence ATGACACCTCACATCCAATCCACGCTCGGTCTGGGCACCGCCCTCGTCGCGGCGGCGGTCGCTTTGCCCCTCCACGCCGCACCCGAAGGCGGCACGGTGATCTCCGGCAGCGCCACGATCGATACCGTCGGCAAGAACACGACGATCACCACCACGTCCCAGCGGACCATCCTCGAGTTCACCCAGTTCAACATCGGCAACTCCGAACGCGTCGTGTTCAACCAGCCCAACGCGAACTCGGCGGTGCTCAACCGCATCACCGGCGGGCAGCACACCAACATCCAGGGCTTCCTCGGCAGCAACGGGCAGGTGTACCTCGTGAACCCGGCGGGCGTGTCGTTCTCGCCGACGGCCGTGGTCAACGTCGGCCGGATCGTCGCGGCCGGGGCGAACATGGACAACGCCGACTTCCTCAGCGGCATCGACCGCTTCACCGACGCCACCGGGCGGATGACCAACCTGTCGGACAACCTGTTCGGTCGTGAGGGCGTGGTGCTGGTCGGCAAGAACGTCACCAACGACGGCACGATCTCCTCCGACAACGGCACCATCGTGCTGGTCAGCGGACAAGACATCTTGCTGCAGGACGGGCCCGACGGCCAGATCCTGATCAAGCTCGAAGGCTTCGGCACGACCGACGGACGACAAAGCAAGCTCACCAACAACGGCACCGTGGACGCGGGCAGCGACGGCCAGGTCTACCTCGGTGCCGGCGACCTGCTGGGCCTGTCGGTGTTCCGCAGCGGCCAGGTCGAAGCGGGCGAGATCACCCTCGACACCGGCGACGAATCGTTGACGCTCTCCACCGACAGCTCGGCCTTCGGCAACTTCAGCGACGACGCCACCATCACCATCAACACCCGCCAGCTCGCCTACCACGCCGGCTCGGCCCCCAACGATCGACTGATCCTCAACGCACCCGACGGCTTCATCAACATCGACGGCGACCCCAACCAGGGCCCGTCGATCGTCAACGGCCAACCCTTCCCCCCCGGCGACGGCGGGGATAACGGGGACGGTGGCGATAACGGCGACGGCGGCGACAACGGCGATGGTGGCGATAACGGCGACGGTGGAGACAACGGCGACGGTGGCGATGCTGGCTCGGGCACGAACAGCAGCTTCGTCGACGCCTACGCCCGCTTCCTCCCGACCGACCCCCTGACGACCGCGAGCGTGAGCCCGCCCACCGTGGATGCGGGCCTGGCCTCGTCGCTGCAAGACGGGCTGGGCATCAAGGTCAAAGACTTCGACGAGCAGCCGCTGCTCGAGTACCTGGTCGCCGCGACCGTGCTCAACGACCTGAACCTCTCTCCCACCGGCAACGCCACGCCGGGCACGACCCGGGTCAGCGCCAACCGGCTGGACTACCAGGCCGCTCAGCAAGCGGTCGGAGCGTATGAAGACGTGTTCTTCGTGAACGCGGGCGCGGACAACGCCTCGGGCGCGGGCAGCAGCCTGGCGGCGGGCGACGCGGCCGGGGCCAACGCCGCGGACCGCGCGGCGGCCACCTCGCCGGTGGACCAGACCCAGCAGGTGCGCTCGATGATCCAGCAGTCGGCCGACCGCTACATGGCCGATGCCGAGGTCACCGACATCGACCCGATCGAGTTTGTCCAATGGCTCAAGAAGCAGGACCCCGAAACGCTCGAAGCGTTGTCAGGCCTGGACGAACTGGTCAACGAAGCGATGCCCAACCTCGGTCTGGGTGCGGCGGAACTCGAGAACTTCAAGGCGTGGACCTACGGCAAGATCGCCCCGCAAGGCGTCAGCCTCCGCACCCTCGACGAACTCGTCGCCGCGGCGGGCAGCAACTGA
- a CDS encoding acyl carrier protein translates to MTSGNPDQPELTASRQTLDTVKDLLRRDLKLGSSFEITDDMPLVGSELDLDSLDFLMVVTSIEKDHGYKIPNDQIGPEIFTSVTTLANYLEPHLNT, encoded by the coding sequence TTGACCTCCGGAAACCCCGACCAACCCGAACTCACCGCTTCGCGTCAGACCCTCGACACGGTCAAGGACCTGCTCCGTCGCGACCTCAAGCTCGGCAGCTCGTTCGAGATCACCGACGACATGCCGCTGGTGGGTTCCGAGCTCGACCTCGATTCGCTGGACTTCCTCATGGTCGTCACCAGCATCGAAAAAGACCACGGCTACAAGATCCCCAACGACCAGATTGGCCCGGAGATCTTCACCAGCGTCACCACCCTTGCGAACTATCTCGAACCCCATCTCAACACCTAG
- a CDS encoding 3-hydroxyacyl-ACP dehydratase FabZ family protein — MTQAQLDDLLTQLPHGDGFRFVDRITELDAGKSGSGVWSVDGTESFFAGHFPGNPIVPGVLLGEALAQMAGLVALTHADAEQHAGGQLAQIDLRLKRPVVPPAEIELHATLVRNVRILTHFDVIARCDSKLVAKGSLTIATVMKDAL; from the coding sequence ATGACCCAAGCCCAACTCGACGATCTCCTGACCCAACTGCCCCACGGCGACGGCTTCCGCTTCGTGGACCGCATCACCGAACTCGACGCCGGCAAATCCGGCAGCGGCGTGTGGAGTGTCGATGGCACCGAATCGTTCTTCGCCGGCCACTTCCCCGGCAACCCGATCGTCCCGGGCGTGCTCCTGGGCGAAGCCTTGGCGCAGATGGCGGGCCTGGTCGCCCTGACCCACGCCGACGCCGAGCAACACGCCGGCGGGCAACTCGCTCAGATCGATCTGCGTCTCAAACGGCCGGTCGTCCCCCCCGCCGAGATCGAACTCCACGCCACCCTCGTTCGTAATGTCAGGATACTGACCCACTTCGACGTGATCGCCCGTTGCGATAGCAAGCTCGTGGCCAAGGGCTCGCTCACCATCGCGACGGTCATGAAGGACGCCTTGTGA
- a CDS encoding serine/threonine-protein kinase — protein sequence MKLADAKKHQPAESRWLNKRLGKFRLLSLLGQGAMGKVFLAEDTTLKRQVALKVVATSKDDPKAQAKAQQFVREARAAAKLNHPSIVNVLEIDQQKDLLYIAMDLVQGGDVKQLIKNSGRIAPAKACDLAADAADALAFGHRLGVIHRDVKPSNLMLTREGRCKLADFGLADLGDPNDDFRMPDGIIGTPSTIAPEVARGQPAQPASDQYSLGCTVWYMLTGQPIFSGKNVREVLIKQANEPTPSLAEHCPDLPDVLIQGIETALSKDPEERHADCEVFARLLRGHSIAMGPAGSSMSLSSASLAAVMPPAAGRRQKTPWLIAGASVAALALGGGAMIAFSGNNHESPPATPAESQSLEAESVARVTAPETEALEETTATTTTTTEPPPPIETASVPPTPFPPPATEPAAVNADVLEFTADQTQQIKPLVADDTVVSVTGRVQSAQLSQSGKTFMVKFEGNGRGDFQVIWKPSAYEKMGTAFGGSHGEQLAGQRIRVTGELSSMFGTPQIQVTSPEQIEMLD from the coding sequence TTGAAGTTGGCCGACGCGAAGAAACACCAACCCGCCGAGAGCCGTTGGCTCAACAAACGCCTGGGCAAGTTCCGGCTGCTCAGCCTGCTCGGGCAGGGCGCGATGGGCAAGGTGTTCCTCGCCGAGGACACGACGCTCAAGCGGCAGGTCGCGCTCAAAGTTGTCGCCACTTCCAAAGATGATCCTAAAGCCCAGGCCAAGGCCCAGCAGTTTGTCCGCGAAGCCCGGGCCGCGGCGAAGCTCAACCACCCCAGCATCGTCAACGTGTTGGAGATCGATCAGCAGAAAGACCTGCTCTACATCGCCATGGACCTGGTGCAGGGCGGCGACGTGAAACAGCTCATCAAGAACAGCGGCCGGATCGCCCCCGCCAAGGCCTGCGACCTCGCCGCGGATGCCGCCGACGCCTTAGCGTTCGGCCACCGGTTGGGCGTCATCCACCGCGACGTGAAGCCCAGCAACCTGATGCTCACCCGCGAGGGCCGCTGCAAGCTGGCGGACTTCGGCCTGGCCGACCTGGGCGATCCCAACGACGACTTCCGCATGCCCGACGGGATCATCGGCACCCCCTCGACCATCGCCCCGGAGGTCGCCCGCGGCCAGCCCGCCCAGCCCGCGTCCGACCAGTACAGCCTGGGCTGCACGGTGTGGTACATGCTGACGGGGCAGCCGATCTTCAGCGGGAAGAACGTCCGCGAGGTCTTAATCAAGCAGGCCAACGAGCCCACGCCCTCGCTCGCCGAGCACTGCCCCGACCTGCCCGACGTGTTGATCCAGGGCATCGAGACGGCGTTGTCCAAAGACCCCGAAGAGCGTCACGCCGACTGCGAAGTCTTCGCCCGGCTGCTGCGTGGCCACAGCATCGCGATGGGCCCGGCGGGTTCGAGCATGTCGCTCTCCAGCGCGAGTCTGGCCGCGGTGATGCCGCCGGCCGCGGGCCGACGCCAGAAGACGCCGTGGCTGATCGCCGGGGCGTCCGTCGCGGCGCTGGCGTTGGGTGGGGGCGCGATGATCGCGTTCAGTGGCAACAACCATGAATCACCTCCGGCTACTCCGGCAGAATCGCAATCGCTCGAGGCCGAGTCGGTTGCCAGAGTGACTGCGCCCGAAACCGAAGCATTGGAGGAGACAACCGCCACCACCACCACCACGACCGAGCCGCCACCACCGATCGAGACAGCGTCCGTTCCTCCGACGCCTTTCCCCCCGCCCGCCACCGAGCCCGCCGCAGTGAACGCGGACGTGTTGGAGTTTACCGCCGATCAAACCCAGCAGATCAAGCCGTTGGTCGCGGACGACACCGTGGTCTCGGTCACCGGCCGGGTCCAGTCGGCTCAACTCAGCCAGTCGGGCAAGACCTTCATGGTGAAGTTCGAAGGCAACGGCCGGGGAGACTTCCAGGTGATCTGGAAGCCGAGCGCATACGAAAAGATGGGTACCGCGTTTGGAGGATCCCACGGAGAACAGCTCGCCGGCCAACGCATCCGCGTGACCGGCGAGCTTTCCTCCATGTTCGGCACGCCGCAGATCCAAGTGACGTCGCCCGAGCAGATCGAGATGCTGGATTAA
- a CDS encoding LolA family protein, which produces MPALLMLLLGTPVLADDTTAWEELEQIAAGREPITTYTAQFRQEKFTPLLRDPIESTGRVWITEGEDGGVSRWDTDPPYASTMLVADGELRLYYPDQQILEIYELGDRLDALAASPVPDLAVLRENFEIESSGWTKGNKLYTLTLVPKSEQMLDALEEVAVDIDPALGSMRRLSMTDLDGETTVMHFHDIQLNPELDPAELELAVPEGTKVIRPLEAVGQ; this is translated from the coding sequence GTGCCCGCCCTACTGATGCTTCTGCTCGGCACGCCGGTCTTGGCAGACGACACCACGGCCTGGGAAGAGTTGGAGCAGATCGCAGCGGGCCGTGAGCCCATCACCACCTACACCGCCCAGTTCCGGCAGGAAAAATTCACGCCGCTGCTGCGCGACCCCATCGAATCCACCGGCCGGGTCTGGATCACCGAGGGCGAAGACGGCGGCGTCTCGCGCTGGGACACCGACCCGCCCTACGCCTCGACCATGCTCGTCGCCGACGGCGAGCTGCGTTTGTACTACCCCGACCAGCAAATCCTCGAGATCTACGAACTGGGCGATCGGCTCGACGCCCTCGCCGCGTCGCCCGTGCCCGACCTCGCGGTGCTCAGAGAAAACTTCGAGATCGAATCGTCCGGCTGGACCAAGGGCAACAAACTCTACACCCTCACGCTGGTGCCCAAGTCCGAGCAGATGCTCGACGCGCTCGAAGAAGTGGCCGTCGACATCGACCCCGCGCTCGGCTCGATGCGTCGCCTGTCCATGACCGACCTCGACGGCGAGACCACCGTGATGCACTTCCACGACATCCAGCTCAACCCCGAGCTCGACCCGGCCGAGCTGGAGCTCGCCGTGCCCGAAGGCACCAAGGTGATCCGCCCCCTGGAGGCGGTCGGCCAGTGA